A single window of Stigmatopora nigra isolate UIUO_SnigA chromosome 20, RoL_Snig_1.1, whole genome shotgun sequence DNA harbors:
- the nit1 gene encoding deaminated glutathione amidase isoform X1, which produces MSVSVLRLTARIGTSLALWTPSLHSRPRRGMSARGHPLAALCQLSVGADKQANLSAARGLLEEAKRRGALMAFLPEAFDYVGSSREETLALSETLAGDTLTHYAGLARTLDLWLSLGGFHERGPDWETERRVYNTHVVVNNQGQIVSTYRKCHLFDVEIPQKGVSLKESAFALPGPSMVEPVQTPVGKLGLGVCYDVRFPEFSLALQKSGAEILTFPSAFTPATGAAHWEPLLRARAIENQCYVLAAAQVGRHYPGRSSYGHALAVDPWGVVTADCGGECAGLALVEVDLEKMRHVRRGMPLAQHRRDADFYSGLERPVGQD; this is translated from the exons ATGTCGGTGTCCGTGCTGCGCTTGACAGCCAGGATTGGGACCTCTCTCGCCCTTTGGACTCCTTCACTACATAGCAG GCCTCGGCGAGGGATGTCCGCTCGCGGCCATCCGCTGGCCGCTCTGTGTCAGCTGTCCGTCGGCGCCGACAAGCAGGCCAACTTGAGCGCCGCCCGAGGCCTGCTGGAGGAGGCCAAGCGGCGAGGCGCCCTGATGGCCTTCCTGCCGGAGGCCTTCGACTACGTGGGATCCAGTCGGGAGGAGACCCTGGCGCTGTCCGAGACCCTGGCGGGCGATACCTTGACGCACTACGCCGGGCTGGCCAG GACGCTGGACCTCTGGCTGTCTCTGGGGGGCTTCCACGAGCGCGGACCGGACTGGGAGACGGAGCGGCGGGTTTACAACACCCACGTGGTGGTCAACAACCAAG GCCAGATTGTGTCCACTTACAGGAAATGCCACCTGTTTGACGTGGAGATTCCCCAAAAGGGCGTCTCGCTGAAGGAAAGCGCCTTCGCCCTCCCGGGGCCCTCCATGGTGGAGCCGGTCCAAACGCCAGTGGGCAAG CTCGGCTTGGGGGTCTGCTACGACGTGAGGTTCCCCGAGTTTTCGCTGGCGCTGCAGAAGAGCGGCGCCGAGATCCTGACCTTCCCGTCGGCCTTCACGCCGGCCACGGGGGCCGCTCACTGGGAG CCGCTGCTCAGGGCGCGAGCCATCGAGAACCAGTGTTACGTCCTGGCGGCGGCGCAGGTGGGCCGGCATTACCCGGGACGCTCCTCCTACGGCCACGCCCTGGCCGTGGACCCCTGGGGCGTGGTGACGGCCGACTGCGGGGGCGAGTGCGCGGGCCTGGCTCTGGTGGAGGTGGACCTGGAGAAAATGCGCCACGTCCGCCGCGGCATGCCGCTGGCCCAGCATCGGCGAGACGCCGACTTTTACTCCGGCCTGGAGAGGCCAGTAGGTCAAGACTAG
- the nit1 gene encoding deaminated glutathione amidase isoform X2, with the protein MSARGHPLAALCQLSVGADKQANLSAARGLLEEAKRRGALMAFLPEAFDYVGSSREETLALSETLAGDTLTHYAGLARTLDLWLSLGGFHERGPDWETERRVYNTHVVVNNQGQIVSTYRKCHLFDVEIPQKGVSLKESAFALPGPSMVEPVQTPVGKLGLGVCYDVRFPEFSLALQKSGAEILTFPSAFTPATGAAHWEPLLRARAIENQCYVLAAAQVGRHYPGRSSYGHALAVDPWGVVTADCGGECAGLALVEVDLEKMRHVRRGMPLAQHRRDADFYSGLERPVGQD; encoded by the exons ATGTCCGCTCGCGGCCATCCGCTGGCCGCTCTGTGTCAGCTGTCCGTCGGCGCCGACAAGCAGGCCAACTTGAGCGCCGCCCGAGGCCTGCTGGAGGAGGCCAAGCGGCGAGGCGCCCTGATGGCCTTCCTGCCGGAGGCCTTCGACTACGTGGGATCCAGTCGGGAGGAGACCCTGGCGCTGTCCGAGACCCTGGCGGGCGATACCTTGACGCACTACGCCGGGCTGGCCAG GACGCTGGACCTCTGGCTGTCTCTGGGGGGCTTCCACGAGCGCGGACCGGACTGGGAGACGGAGCGGCGGGTTTACAACACCCACGTGGTGGTCAACAACCAAG GCCAGATTGTGTCCACTTACAGGAAATGCCACCTGTTTGACGTGGAGATTCCCCAAAAGGGCGTCTCGCTGAAGGAAAGCGCCTTCGCCCTCCCGGGGCCCTCCATGGTGGAGCCGGTCCAAACGCCAGTGGGCAAG CTCGGCTTGGGGGTCTGCTACGACGTGAGGTTCCCCGAGTTTTCGCTGGCGCTGCAGAAGAGCGGCGCCGAGATCCTGACCTTCCCGTCGGCCTTCACGCCGGCCACGGGGGCCGCTCACTGGGAG CCGCTGCTCAGGGCGCGAGCCATCGAGAACCAGTGTTACGTCCTGGCGGCGGCGCAGGTGGGCCGGCATTACCCGGGACGCTCCTCCTACGGCCACGCCCTGGCCGTGGACCCCTGGGGCGTGGTGACGGCCGACTGCGGGGGCGAGTGCGCGGGCCTGGCTCTGGTGGAGGTGGACCTGGAGAAAATGCGCCACGTCCGCCGCGGCATGCCGCTGGCCCAGCATCGGCGAGACGCCGACTTTTACTCCGGCCTGGAGAGGCCAGTAGGTCAAGACTAG